Within the Pseudomonas fulva genome, the region ATCATCATCGAGGAAGCCTTCATCTTTTCCCTGGTCACCCAGGGCCTCGGCGCGCTGAGCAACATCGTGCTCAATTACTACCTCATCCAGAGCCACGGCGTGGTCGGCTCGGCCTGGGCGACGCTGATTTCCTATTCCATCGCCGGTTACGTGAGCTTGCTGCTGTCACGCAAGACACGGCCGCTGTTCATCATGATGACCAAGAGTATTTGCCTGCACGTGTTCATTAGCGTGCCCCAGTTGATTCGTGAATTCAGGAGAAGGTGATATGTACGTCGAGATCCGCAAGGCCGGTTTCGTCAACAAGGGGGCGGCACTGATGCTGCACGCCGCCCTGCAGCAAGTGCGCAAGAACCTGCCAGCTGCCAAGGTAGTGATGGAGCCGGGCCGGGCCAAGAGCCCTTATCCTTATTTCAACCGTGCGTCCCTGGGGCTGTACCAGAAGGCCTGGTTGTGGCGCAAAGGCATCCCGTTCGGTGACCTGGCGGCGGTGGTGCCGGCCGGTATCCGCGAGCAGTACGGCATCGTGCTCGACAAGGAAATCAACGTGGTGCTGGACGCCGCCGGCTTCGCCTACAGCGACCAGTGGGGCCCGGACCTGTCCGAGGAGCTGGCCCGTTCCAGCAAGCGCTGGAAGAAGCAGGGCTCCAAGGTGATTCTGCTGCCCCAGGCGTTCGGGCCGTTCCGCGACCCGCGTAGCCGCGAGGCGGTGAAGGCGTTCGTCGACAACTGCGACCTGATCTTCGCCCGCGAGCAGATCTCCTACGACTACCTGACCGAGATCGTCGGCGAGCGCGACAACATCAAGATCGCCCCGGACTTCACCAACCTGATCACCGGCCCGGTGCCGGACTACTTCGACCCTGAGATCCACCAGATCTGCCTGGTGCCCAACTGCCGTATGCTCGACAAGACCGACGACAGCGTCGCCAAGGGCTATGCGCCGTTCCTCGAGCGCGCAGCCAAGGCACTGGTAGAGCGTGGCGCCAAGCCGTTCCTGCTGATCCATGAAGGCGAGGGCGATGCGCGCCTGGCCGAGCAGGTTTCCAAAGCGGTAGGCGGCCTGCCGATCCTGCGCGAGACCGATCCGCTGGCCATCAAGGGCATCCTCGGCGCCTGCCGCGGCACCCTGGGCAGCCGCTTCCACGGCCTGGTCAGTGCGCTGTCACAGGGCGTGCCGTCGCTGGCCACCGGCTGGAGCCACAAGTACCAGATGCTGTTCGCCGATTACGGGTTCTCCGAGGGCGTGCTGGACATCAACCTGAGCGACGAGGAGCTCAACCGCGCCCTCGACAACCTTACCGATCCGGTGCAGATGCAGGCGCTGTCCGCGCGCCTCAATGCTCACTCGGCTGAGCTGAAGACCCGCACCCAGGCCATGTGGAACGAAGTGTTCGCGCTGATCGAGCAGGGCCGCAACGTACGCAGCGAGAAGCCGGTTGCCGTGGCAACTGGGCGTTAAACGGACGAGGGCGATGCCGCATCGGCGGCATCGCCTTTTCCAGCGTGCCAGACCAAGGTTCTTCGCTCTTTAGGGGAGCGCCTGGTTGATGCCGGACTGGCAAGTTTGTGTGCGTTGCCGATGGCTTGGCACTCTCCATTAGCACGCCGCCTGGCCGGGTGGGTTTCGCCCCTTACGGGCGACTCACTTTCTGTGCTTGTGCAAAGAAAGTAAGCAAAGAAACACACCCCTACATCCGGCCCCGGCTGCGCCGGGGTTCCCTCGCTCCATCACCACTCCAGGGGCACGCTGCGAAGGGCCATCCCTGGCCCATCGCAGCTCTCGCGACATCCATGTCGCTCAACCCCTTACATGGCGATTCCACTCGGCCTCCTGAAGGGGACCATGTCGCGAGCTTGCGACATCTGCGCAAGATCAAAGTCGGTAGCGTTTGGCTTTTGCTCTTGAAGCGCGATCTCACAGACGACGCCCAAGTCCCCTTCAGGAGGCCGAGTGGAGGTGTTGCGTAGGGGAGCGAGCCGCATGGATGCGGCGAGAGGCTTAATGGGCCAGGGATGGCCCATGTAAGCC harbors:
- a CDS encoding polysaccharide pyruvyl transferase family protein, which codes for MYVEIRKAGFVNKGAALMLHAALQQVRKNLPAAKVVMEPGRAKSPYPYFNRASLGLYQKAWLWRKGIPFGDLAAVVPAGIREQYGIVLDKEINVVLDAAGFAYSDQWGPDLSEELARSSKRWKKQGSKVILLPQAFGPFRDPRSREAVKAFVDNCDLIFAREQISYDYLTEIVGERDNIKIAPDFTNLITGPVPDYFDPEIHQICLVPNCRMLDKTDDSVAKGYAPFLERAAKALVERGAKPFLLIHEGEGDARLAEQVSKAVGGLPILRETDPLAIKGILGACRGTLGSRFHGLVSALSQGVPSLATGWSHKYQMLFADYGFSEGVLDINLSDEELNRALDNLTDPVQMQALSARLNAHSAELKTRTQAMWNEVFALIEQGRNVRSEKPVAVATGR